In Jaculus jaculus isolate mJacJac1 chromosome 11, mJacJac1.mat.Y.cur, whole genome shotgun sequence, the following proteins share a genomic window:
- the LOC123464404 gene encoding sperm motility kinase Y-like yields the protein MTTIEMQYEFLRIIGYGGFSQVQLACHRLTGTQVAIKITPRRGPASRVVAREIDIMKKLHHPNIIKLYQISRSLRYAYIIMQFAEGGDLHDHICQTGTLEEGEASTIFGQILCGVRYLHRSGIVHGDLKPENILIDVNGTIKISDFGLSSYFTEGVDIRTNRGTDYYLSPERLLGQAYDGPKADIWCLGVILYEMIMGYKPFYSHRKEKLFKKIKTEKIWTPPDISNDVKELINLLLRKNPLERPSLESIMEHPWVARGQGCTAVPPPVSTGLNPKVVRQMQEMGFRPRKLCLSVRKQKYDKLMCLYLLLQEQEDLAGPAQPAGPESPATPAASTSAVPEPGRIGDPPADAPLTTGSPPPPVEAALPALSSVSAGGPEPESHKVSRDASQEGHQPGTSHRCQGQATRVQRMRRRVADSLRRLASCVRLPKTHKWFKNRVVPVKGEHETQP from the coding sequence ATGACAACAATAGAAATGCAATATGAGTTTCTCAGGATCATCGGCTACGGAGGATTTTCCCAGGTCCAACTCGCCTGCCACCGCCTGACGGGAACACAGGTTGCAATTAAAATTACACCAAGAAGAGGCCCCGCATCACGAGTGGTTGCTAGAGAAATTGACATCATGAAGAAGCTACATCACCCCAACATCATCAAATTGTATCAAATTTCCAGGAGTCTGAGGTATGCATACATAATCATGCAATTCGCAGAGGGAGGGGATCTGCACGATCACATTTGCCAGACTGGGACCCTGGAGGAGGGGGAGGCATCTACAATATTTGGACAGATCCTGTGCGGCGTCCGCTACCTGCACAGGTCGGGCATcgtgcatggagacctgaagccGGAGAACATACTCATCGATGTCAACGGGACCATCAAAATCTCTGATTTCGGCCTCAGCTCCTACTTTACGGAAGGAGTAGACATCAGAACCAACAGGGGCACAGACTATTACCTTTCCCCAGAGCGCCTCCTGGGTCAGGCATATGACGGCCCCAAGGCTGACATCTGGTGCCTGGGAGTCATCCTCTACGAGATGATCATGGGGTATAAACCGTTCTATTCCCACAGGAAGGAGAAACtgtttaagaaaatcaaaacagaaaaaatttgGACCCCACCGGATATTTCAAATGATGTAAAAGAACTGATAAACCTATTGCTCAGGAAAAATCCACTGGAGAGACCGTCGTTAGAGAGCATCATGGAGCATCCCTGGGTGGCCCGCGGTCAAGGCTGCACAGCAGTGCCCCCGCCGGTCAGCACCGGCCTCAACCCCAAGGTGGTGCGGCAGATGCAGGAGATGGGCTTCCGCCCGCGCAAGCTGTGCCTCTCGGTGCGGAAGCAGAAGTACGACAAGCTCATGTGTCTCTACCTGCTCCTCCAAGAGCAGGAGGACCTCGCCGGGCCTGCTCAGCCTGCGGGGCCTGAGAGCCCAGCGACGCCGGCCGCGTCCACCTCGGCTGTCCCCGAGCCAGGGAGGATCGGTGACCCTCCCGCTGACGCCCCCCTGACAACCGGCAGCCCGCCACCTCCTGTGGAAGCTGCTCTCCCTGCACTTAGCAGCGTGTCTGCTGGAGGACCAGAGCCAGAAAGCCACAAGGTGTCAAGAGACGCGTCCCAAGAGGGGCATCAGCCCGGGACGAGCCATCGCTGCCAGGGCCAAGCCACCAGGGTGCAGCGAATGCGGAGGAGGGTCGCAGATTCGCTGAGGAGGCTGGCGTCCTGCGTCCGGCTCCCAAAGACTCACAAGTGGTTTAAAAACCGAGTTGTACCTGTGAAGGGGGAACATGAAACACAGCCTTAA